The following coding sequences are from one Salvia hispanica cultivar TCC Black 2014 chromosome 3, UniMelb_Shisp_WGS_1.0, whole genome shotgun sequence window:
- the LOC125213351 gene encoding glycolate oxidase 1 translates to MGEITNVTEYQAIAKEKLPKMAYDYYASGAEDQWTLAENRNAFSRILFRPRILIDVSKIDMTTTVLGFKISMPIMIAPTAFQKMAHPEGEYATARAASAAGTIMTLSSWATSSVEEVASTGPGIRFFQLYVYKDRNVVAQLVRRAEKAGFKAIALTVDTPRLGRRESDIKNRFVLPPGLTLKNFEGLDLGKMDEANDSGLASYVAGQIDRTLSWKDVKWLQSITSMPILVKGVLTAEDARIAVQSGAAGIIVSNHGARQLDYVPSTIMALEEVVKGAQGRVPVFLDGGVRRGTDVFKALALGAAGIFIGRPVVFSLASEGEAGVRKVLQMLRDEFELTMALSGCRSLSEITRNHIVTEWDAPQGLPSARL, encoded by the exons ATGGGTGAGATCACAAACGTAACTGAGTACCAGGCTATTGCCAAGGAGAAATTGCCAAAAATGGCGTACGACTACTATGCATCGGGCGCAGAGGATCAATGGACTCTTGCCGAGAACAGAAACGCGTTTTCAAGGATTCT GTTTAGGCCCCGGATTCTGATTGATGTGAGCAAGATTGACATGACTACCACTGTGTTGGGCTTCAAGATCTCCATGCCTATAATGATTGCACCGACTGCTTTTCAGAAAATGGCTCACCCTGAAG GAGAGTATGCAACAGCTAGAGCTGCATCAGCAGCTGGAACTATCATG ACTCTGTCGTCATGGGCTACTTCCAGTGTCGAGGAAGTAGCTTCCACGGGACCTGGCATTCGATTCTTCCAGCTTTAT GTGTACAAGGACAGGAACGTCGTGGCTCAGCTTGTGAGGAGAGCTGAAAAGGCTGGTTTCAAGGCCATTGCACTCACTGTCGACACCCCAAGATTGGGACGCCGTGAATCTGATATCAAGAACAG ATTTGTTTTGCCACCTGGCTTGACATTGAAAAACTTCGAGGGTTTGGACCTCGGGAAGATGGATGAG GCTAATGACTCTGGACTTGCATCGTACGTTGCTGGCCAAATTGATCGTACATTGAGCTGGAAG GATGTTAAGTGGCTGCAATCAATCACTTCAATGCCCATCTTGGTGAAGGGTGTGCTCACTGCAGAGGATG CAAGGATTGCTGTCCAGAGTGGAGCTGCGGGTATCATCGTCTCCAACCATGGCGCTCGCCAGCTAGATTACGTGCCCTCGACCATCATGGCTTTGGAGGAG GTTGTAAAAGGTGCACAAGGCCGGGTTCCGGTGTTCTTGGACGGAGGTGTCCGCCGTGGGACAGATGTGTTCAAGGCATTGGCATTAGGAGCCGCTGGCATCTTT ATTGGGCGACCAGTGGTGTTCTCGTTGGCTTCTGAAGGAGAGGCTGGAGTAAGGAAGGTACTCCAGATGTTGCGCGATGAGTTTGAGCTGACCATGGCGTTAAGTGGTTGTCGCTCACTTAGTGAGATCACGCGCAACCACATTGTGACAGAATGGGACGCACCTCAGGGACTCCCATCCGCCAGATTATAA
- the LOC125213353 gene encoding probable sugar phosphate/phosphate translocator At3g14410, with the protein MADRYTKWMKEEFKTYAYILIYIALSSGQIFFNKWVLSSKEMNFPYPLGLTLLHMVFSSALCFLVTKVFKIMKVEEGMTLDIYIWSVVPIGAMFAMTLWLGNTAYLYISVAFAQMLKAIMPVAVFILGVLAGLEVMNTRMLLIMSVISFGVLVASYGEISISWIGVVYQMGGVVGEALRLIFMEIFVKRKGLKLNPISMMYYVSPCSAVCLLIPWIFLEMPKMDARGTWSFKQPLILTLNSLCTFALNISVFLVISHTSALTIRVAGVVKDWVVVLVSALIFADTTLTPINLFGYAVAIAGVVAYNNHKLKKEATRVSPAEPAEAVPLVSTPDSNR; encoded by the exons ATGGCGGATCGGTATACGAAATGGATGAAGGAAGAATTCAAAACATACGCCTACATTCTCATCTACATCGCTCTCTCCAGCGGCCAGATATTCTTCAACAAG TGGGTTTTATCATCAAAGGAAATGAACTTCCCATATCCCCTTGGATTAACGCTGCTTCACATGGTGTTCTCATCTGCTCTATGTTTTTTGGTCACCAAAGTTTTCAAG ATCATGAAAGTCGAGGAAGGGATGACTTTGGATAT ATACATATGGTCTGTTGTCCCGATTGGTGCGATGTTTGCAATGACACTTTGGCTTGGGAACACTGCTTACCTCTACATATCTGTTGCATTTGCTCAAATGTTAAAAGCAATAA TGCCAGTTGCCGTATTCATTCTTGGGGTATTAGCAGGACTTGAAGTGATGAATACTAGGATGCTTCTGATAATGTCAGTTATCAGTTTCGGGGTACTCGTAGCATCTTATGGAGAAATAAGTATCAGTTGGATTGGTGTCGTTTACCAAATGGGAGGTGTGGTTGGTGAAGCCCTAAGGCTGATATTCATGGAGATTTTTGTGAAAAGGAAAGGATTAAAACTAAATCCTATTTCCATGATGTACTATGTCAGCCCCTGCAG TGCTGTTTGCTTGTTAATCCCGTGGATCTTCCTGGAGATGCCTAAGATGGATGCACGGGGCACATGGAGCTTCAAACAACCTCTTATTCTCACACTAAATTCTCTCTGCACTTTTGCACTCAATATTTCGGTTTTTCTCGTCATTTCACATACAAGTGCTTTGACCATTCGTGTGGCTGGTGTTGTCAAGGACTGGGTTGTGGTTCTAGTATCTGCACTCATCTTTGCAGATACAACGTTGACACCTATCAATCTCTTTGGTTATGCTGTTG CAATTGCCGGGGTAGTAGCGTACAATAACCACAAGCTGAAGAAAGAAGCTACCCGAGTTTCTCCAGCCGAGCCAGCTGAAGCAGTCCCGCTAGTTTCAACACCAGACTCAAATAGGTGA